A genome region from Eurosta solidaginis isolate ZX-2024a chromosome 2, ASM4086904v1, whole genome shotgun sequence includes the following:
- the LOC137240557 gene encoding RCC1-like G exchanging factor-like protein — protein MLRNLKNLYLRPSRQYTTRAKRSLLMQDKSKILTYVPNVADPYKRRVYAWGLQETGALGLLTDVTKSKQRYTNTVQHPTRMQFSVNTDITDITAGYGFSAYAVQRTDGLTLFGSGLNTDSQLGCQVKGTIKDPKKLDILIYPTAINLPRLEHETDEDMQVRCMSAGRAHLVVITKNGTIFTMGNNSYGQCGRTIIENEDYRGSAVIHRIREKDICMVDDEVVAVECGQDHTMFQTRLGHVCTCGWGADGQTGKGNFETNGIITPAKGDIFGERIVKLACASDCVLALNDKGDVFGWGNSEYGQLDDSESAEVQVNTPRALTLTKGIGKVKDIAAGGSFCMALNEDGLVYTWGYGILGFGPQVEQTSKPQQLLPPLFGRNDFSDQTHVVSIGCGVFHMGAINSDGDLFMWGKNRFGHLGLGHKKDQFFPFKTAVNAKVVKVAFGVDHTMALCRPFM, from the exons ATGTTGCGAAACCTGAAAAACCTTTACTTGCGGCCTAGTCGGCAATATACGACGAGAGCAAAACGGAGCCTTCTAATGCaagataaatcaaaaattttaa CGTATGTGCCTAATGTGGCAGATCCATACAAACGCCGCGTCTATGCTTGGGGACTTCAAGAAACGGGTGCATTGGGACTGCTAACAGATGTGACTAAATCAAAACAGCGGTATACGAATACAGTACAACATCCGACGCGCATGCAATTTTCCGTTAATACAGATATAACAGATATTACAGCCGGCTATGGGTTTTCCGCGTACGCAGTACAACGCACTGATGGACTTACACTTTTTGGTTCTGGTTTAAACACTGATTCGCAACTGGGCTGTCAAGTTAAAGGCACAATAAAAGATCCAAAAAAGTTGGACATTTTAATTTATCCTACGGCTATAAATTTACCACGCCTCGAACATGAAACCGACGAAGATATGCAGGTACGTTGCATGTCTGCTGGACGGGCACATTTAGTGGTGATAACAAAAAATGGCACCATTTTCACCATGGGTAACAATTCATATGGTCAGTGTGGTCGAACAATTATCGAGAACGAAGACTATCGTGGTAGTGCAGTAATACATCGCATACGCGAAAAAGACATTTGTATGGTCGATGATGAAGTAGTCGCTGTAGAATGTGGACAGGACCATACAATGTTTCAGACACGATTAGGTCACGTCTGCACTTGTGGTTGGGGAGCAGATGGACAAACTGGAAAAGGAAATTTTGAGACAAATGGTATTATAACACCTGCTAAGGGTGATATATTTGGTGAACGTATTGTAAAGTTGGCTTGCGCTTCAGATTGTGTTTTAGCTTTAAATGATAAAGGAGACGTTTTTGGATGGGGAAATTCTGAGTATGGACAATTGGATGATAGTGAAAGTGCTGAAGTTCAAGTCAATACACCACGTGCCCTGACATTAACAAAAGGCATAGGTAAGGTAAAAGATATAGCAGCAGGTGGTTCGTTCTGCATGGCATTAAATGAAGATGGCCTTGTCTATACGTGGGGTTATGGTATATTAGGTTTTGGACCGCAAGTTGAACAAACATCGAAACCGCAGCAATTGCTACCACCACTGTTTGGTCGTAATGATTTCAGCGACCAAACTCATGTTGTTTCGATTGGCTGTGGTGTTTTTCATATGGGTGCTATAAATTCTGATGGCGATCTTTTTATGTGGGGAAAAAATCGGTTTGGCCATCTGGGATTGGGTCATAAAAAAGATCAATTTTTCCCCTTCAAAACGGCAGTGAATGCAAAAGTTGTAAAAGTAGCTTTTGGTGTTGATCATACAATGGCGCTTTGTCGACCTTTTATGTGA